In the genome of Nitrospira japonica, one region contains:
- a CDS encoding sigma-70 family RNA polymerase sigma factor, which translates to MNDEQQKLELYLTHRGELINYAAGILGCRAMAEDVVQEAYLRFDRPWDRSEIATPVGYLFRIVRNLAVDWSRRVALERRHVDLVEEPPAIAESRATPEEEVSHRQELALVMEALTELPERSRQALEMHRFGGLTLEEIGRRLRVSPALVHGLIHKALIHCQAKLRSSHLKN; encoded by the coding sequence ATGAACGACGAACAGCAGAAGCTTGAACTCTATCTGACGCATCGAGGCGAACTGATCAACTATGCGGCCGGGATTCTGGGTTGCCGCGCAATGGCCGAAGACGTCGTGCAGGAAGCTTATTTGCGATTCGACCGGCCTTGGGATCGTTCCGAGATCGCCACTCCCGTTGGATACCTGTTCCGCATCGTCCGAAATCTGGCAGTAGACTGGTCGCGCCGCGTCGCGCTCGAACGGCGGCACGTTGATCTTGTGGAGGAACCGCCTGCTATTGCTGAATCCCGGGCGACGCCGGAAGAGGAGGTCAGTCATCGCCAGGAGTTGGCACTGGTCATGGAAGCCCTGACCGAACTCCCGGAGCGCTCTCGTCAGGCGCTTGAAATGCATCGTTTCGGCGGGCTGACATTGGAAGAGATCGGCCGGCGGCTGAGAGTATCTCCTGCCTTGGTGCACGGATTGATCCATAAGGCGCTGATCCATTGCCAGGCGAAGCTGAGGAGTTCACATCTGAAGAATTGA
- a CDS encoding helix-turn-helix domain-containing protein — MQSKAIYVRISHFEEGQSHPMPSDYSKSQWWEGQVERRTQRRRSSECGRRQGVIEALPSVSYSPQVETSLATRIEAFVRVNLERGLTLKGLASFLGYSEKYSSEVFQLQMGTCFSHYVKGLRLLKAKRMLTGEETRVTRIAEALGFSDPFAFSHFFKRAVGCSPTAFRKQQLAQLDDK, encoded by the coding sequence ATGCAGAGCAAGGCGATATACGTGAGGATCTCCCATTTCGAAGAGGGACAATCCCACCCGATGCCATCAGATTATTCCAAGTCTCAATGGTGGGAGGGCCAGGTCGAACGACGGACTCAACGGCGTCGTTCTAGTGAGTGCGGGAGGCGGCAAGGGGTTATTGAGGCTTTACCATCGGTGAGCTATTCGCCTCAGGTGGAAACCTCCCTTGCGACCCGTATTGAAGCTTTTGTCAGGGTGAATCTTGAGAGAGGGCTCACCTTAAAGGGGCTTGCAAGTTTTCTTGGATATTCGGAGAAATACAGTTCAGAAGTTTTTCAACTTCAAATGGGCACCTGTTTCTCCCATTATGTGAAAGGGCTCCGTCTTCTAAAGGCAAAGCGAATGCTGACGGGTGAGGAGACTCGGGTGACGCGTATCGCTGAGGCGCTTGGGTTCAGCGATCCCTTCGCCTTCAGCCATTTCTTTAAGCGAGCCGTTGGATGTTCGCCGACTGCATTTCGAAAGCAACAGCTGGCTCAGTTGGATGATAAGTAA